A genomic window from Etheostoma spectabile isolate EspeVRDwgs_2016 chromosome 13, UIUC_Espe_1.0, whole genome shotgun sequence includes:
- the kcnj6 gene encoding G protein-activated inward rectifier potassium channel 2 yields the protein MEQDVESPSIIKQPKLPKQARENLPKQLAERDREKKIQRYVRKDGKCNVHHGNVTEKYRYLTDIFTTLVDLKWGLNLFIFVLVYTVTWLFFGFMWWLIAYLRGDLEHLADNKWTPCVNNLNGFVTAFLFSIETETTIGYGYRVITDKCPEGILLLLIQSVLGSIVNAFMVGCMFVKISQPKKRAETLVFSTNAVISMRDGRLCLMFRVGDLRNSHIVEASIRAKLIKSKQTKEGEFIPLNQTDINVGYNTGDDRLFLVSPLIICHEINQDSPFWEISQAHLAKDELEIVVILEGMVEATGMTCQARSSYIGSEIKWGYRFTPVLTLEDGFYEVDYNSFHDIYETNTPACSAKELADMANRARLPLTWSLASKLSQQGLPELVQEDQETKTSLDNQELIQQTERNGDIANLESESKV from the exons ATGGAGCAGGATGTGGAGAGCCCCTCCATCATCAAACAGCCCAAGTTGCCAAAGCAGGCTCGTGAGAACCTGCCTAAACAGCTGGCGGAAAGGGACCGGGAAAAGAAGATCCAGCGGTACGTCCGGAAAGACGGGAAGTGCAACGTCCATCACGGGAATGTCACGGAGAAGTACCGCTATCTGACGGACATTTTCACCACGCTTGTAGATCTCAAATGGGGGCTCAACCTGTTCATATTTGTACTGGTGTACACCGTGACGTGGCTCTTCTTCGGCTTCATGTGGTGGCTTATTGCATACCTTCGGGGTGATCTGGAACATTTAGCAGACAACAAATGGACTCCATGTGTCAATAACCTTAATGGGTTTGTAACAGCTTTTCTGTTCTCCATTGAGACAGAGACCACCATCGGTTACGGGTACAGAGTCATCACGGACAAATGTCCAGAGGGGATCCTTCTGCTTTTAATTCAGTCAGTGCTGGGATCTATCGTCAACGCCTTCATGGTGGGTTGCATGTTTGTTAAGATCTCACAGCCCAAGAAGCGAGCCGAGACACTCGTGTTCTCCACCAATGCGGTCATCTCGATGAGAGACGGACGCCTGTGCCTGATGTTCAGAGTCGGAGACCTCCGAAACTCGCACATCGTAGAGGCTTCGATCAGGGCCAAGCTCATCAAGTCGAAGCAGACCAAGGAAGGGGAGTTCATCCCTCTGAACCAGACGGACATAAATGTGGGTTACAACACGGGAGATGACAGGCTCTTCCTGGTGTCGCCGCTCATCATCTGCCATGAGATCAACCAGGACAGCCCCTTCTGGGAGATCTCCCAAGCCCACCTGGCCAAGGACGAGCTGGAGATCGTTGTGATTCTGGAGGGGATGGTGGAGGCCACAG GCATGACGTGCCAGGCGAGGAGTTCCTACATCGGCAGTGAGATCAAGTGGGGCTACCGCTTCACACCAGTCCTGACGCTGGAGGACGGCTTCTACGAGGTGGACTACAACAGCTTCCACGATATCTACGAAACTAACACGCCCGCCTGCAGTGCCAAAGAGCTCGCTGACATGGCCAACCGCGCCCGCCTGCCCCTCACCTGGTCACTGGCCAGTAAGCTGAGCCAACAGGGGCTGCCAGAGTTGGTGCAGGAGGATCAGGAGACCAAGACCAGCCTGGACAACCAGGAGCTGATCCAGCAGACTGAGAGGAATGGGGACATTGCCAACCTAGAGAGTGAGTCCAAAGTGTGA